The genome window CGGAGCAGAAAATGAACCCATGAACTTCTTCTCCTAGTTCATCCAAGACAATGCCAGGATAACCAAGTGCTGCTCCCCAGCCTTCTTGGAGCAGCTTGCCCTTTACTATTGCGGATTCCCACGTGCCAGGAACCTCTGCCAGCACATGCTCGTTAGTCCTGCCAGGGGCGAGTGTTCCGTATACAAATAGTCGAACGTTCATAAATGTCCTAGGTAGCTAACGCCTTGATAAGAGGCAATAATATTAGCATTGCTTTTGCGTTTTATGCAAAAGCCTTATGATACTCAACATTTCCGTTTGGAATGTCCCCACTAAAAATTAATGACAGAAAATATTCTGGCGGTACACCTTTGAAAACTAAATTATCAAAGGCTTTGAAGCCAAATTTATTATAATAATCTGGTTCACCAAGAAGTACGCAACCTTTCGCGTTTAGCCCTCGAATAGCATCTAAACCTGAAAATATTAGTTTAGAGCCTACTCCTTGATTCTGATATTTGGGTTTTACTGAAACAGGAGCTAACCCATACCACTGAATAAATTCATTATTTATTTTTACTTTAGAGAAAGCGATATGACCAACTACCGTATTATTAATTATTGCAACTAGCGATACTGCCAGAGCATCATTATCACGTAATGTAGTGATAATCTCATGTTCAGTTTGATTACTATGAGGATGGTTTTTGAAAGCTTCAATTGTGATATTTTCAATATCATTAATGTCATCACTACATTCTGGTCGAATACTTATAGTCTGATTCATATGCTCAATCCAACGAAACGGTTAACGCCTTACTAAGAGGCTAATGATACTGGCACGTGGTTTTGCATTTTTGCAAAAAACATGGCGATGTTACTTGTCCTATTGAGTAACGTGTTATGCATCAAACTTCTACAACAGCATCGACTTCTATTTCAATAAGCCATTCAGGGTTAATAAATTGACTAACTTGCATGACAGTATCGACAGGGCGAATATCTTTAAAATACTCACCTCTAACAGCAGCAACTTCTTTCCAGTTATCAATGTTAGTTAGCAGCATACGAGTTCTTACTACATCATTCAAAGTTGCACCAGCTTCTTCCAGCGCCGCAATAATCGTTTTTATACATTGCCTAGTTTGTGCCGCGGGATCGCCAACACCAATGGTGACCCCATTTTCATCGATTGGCGCGGTTCCACCAATAGAAATAAAGTTACCTACCTTAACGGCTCGGGAAAAACCCAATTTTGAAGCATAAGGACTTGTACTCGGAATTAGAACACGACTCATAACCACTCCTTGATGTATAACGCCCACGTTAAGGGGCTTTTTATTAGTTTGCTAAAATTGTCTAGAGAAGCGAAACCGAGCAAACTGTAAAAAGTCCCGCTTGTACTGCTTGTACTGCTTGTTAAGGCTACGATCCAACATTCCAGCGGAAAAGGCCCTTGACATCAAGGTTAGCACCTAAACGCTCATAAAACTTTATTGCGCCATGATTGTCCTGTTCAACTTCCCACTTGATTCGGCTGGCTCCCTTAGCTACACATACTTCTTTAGCTTTTAACATTAAGGATTCACCTATCTGCTTGCCTCGAAATTTTTCCCACACGAATACATCATCAATATTCATATAGGATGAACCAAGCCAAATTGAATAATTCCACGTAAAAGAACAATAACCAGCCACTTTACCATCAACTTCTGCTACCAGTACGCCGAATAATGGGCTGTCCCCAAATCCAGAGTTAATCAATTCCTCTTTGGTAGTTACTACGTATTGTTCTTGGTTATGGTGCTTTGCGATAGCAATAATCAAATCATGGACAATATTGACATCAGATAGTGTCGCTTCTCTAACAGTTACCACTGAACTCTCCTAGTAGGTTTAACGCCCATTTAAGGCGCTGCTAATAGCTTGCTAAAATGTGTAGCTGGGCGGAACTTAGCCAAATGTTAAAAAACCTGTTTGAATGGCTTGTTCTGCATTTTTCAAGAAATCAGCGATGAAAAATAGCAATTTTATTCCCATCCAAATCTCTAAAGTACGCTCCATAATACGCTCCTCCATTTCTTTCTCCAGGTCCTCCTTCGCTGGTGGCCCCCAACTTTAAAGCCATTAAAAACACTTCGTCCACCTTTTTGGTACTATTGAGAGTAAATGCTACCATTGTTCCATTTCCATTAGTGGCAAGCTCCCCATCAAATGGGACTGTGAGCGCCAGTTTTGAACTGCCTTCTTCAAATTCCCAAAAAATCACAGTATCTGATTTGTATATTTGTGTACCACCAAGTGCATTCAGTATTTCAAAATAGAAAGCGCCAGCTTTGTCTAAATTATTAGTGCCTAATGTAGTGTGCGAAATCATAGGTTAATTCCATCTGATGCATAACGCCTCGTTAAGAGGCAAAAAATTGTTGGCTAAAATTAGCGTCGGAGGAGAAAAAGCCAACTGTTTTTTGTCCTTTTAAACGACTTGTTATGCCGAATCCCACTTATTTGGGCTTTTCTTCGTTAACAAGCATGTTCATGAATTTTGAGAACCGTCTTAGTCTGGTTTCGGGTTTCTTCGCACTTATCAATCCGTATGCGATTATAAAACGACTCGATTTATTGAGAGTTTCAAAAAAATTTTTAGCATTCGGCTTGCTCTCCAGTGCGACTATGAAGTCCGCGGGCACTTCCATTTCACTTGCCACATAGGCTTTTTCCCAACGACCATCCGCTTTTGCAGCACGAATATGCACTAGCCCTGATTCCATCATCCTGCTCTCACTTATCAAACGTTCCGCGTGCTCTGTGTTTCTTTTAGACCAATTACTTCGAGCTTTTCTGGGAGTAATTCGCTGAAGATAGGCTCGGTCATCGATTGACTTCTTAACACCGTCGATCCATCCCCAACATAGAGACTCGATCACGACATCATTCCAAGTCACACTCTGAATCCCAGTATTTTTCTTGTATATCTTCACCCATAGTTCACTTTCAGAAGCGTAATTTACCTTGAGCCACTGGCCAAGATCTTTTGGTGTTACAAATGTCATGGTTCTCAATGGATCAGGTTCAGGCATCAAATTAGATTCTCTTCGGCATAACGCTTAATTAACAGGCAAAAAAGTTGTTGGCTAAAATATGTGAGGAACAAACAAAAGCCAACTGTAAATTGTCCTTTTGAATGCCTTGTTATGTGTATATTATTACAGTTTTTCGAATTTCATAACTCTATAATATTCGCCAGAAGCTTTACATTTGTAGTTGCTATCATTGATGCCCCCACCCTTAATTTTTTCTAAGGTTCTATTTTCAAAGTAGCATGTATTAAATGTACTTGTAAAAGTGGCTTCACCTCTAAAATGATTAAAACCAGCATAAACAGGAGCACCGTTTTCAGTCATTTGAGATATTGCGGATATAAATCTATGCTTCTTCGCCAAAATTATCGTGCCTCTTGATACAAATAACGCCCATTTAAAGGGCTGATAATAGTTGGCTAAAATGTGTAGCGAAGCGATACCTAGCCAACTGTTAACAGTCCCGCTTGAATGACTTGTTATGTGGCAGATACGCACTGACTTGGAAATGATACCTCCATAACCAAGCAATCTTCCTCACAAATGAACGGGCCATGAACCTCACCAGGTGGGCGACTAGCAAAATGTCCCGCTTCTAACCATTGTTGGAAAGCAACATCGTAAAGCCGACCAGAAATTATAAAGATTTCCTCTGGGTAATCATGAGATTTGCCACCAAATATCTTTGTATCTGCACCGGCTTTAAAACGGGTAAGTCGTGTGTAATCTCCCGTTTTCTTGTCGAAAGCAAGGGTTAGCTGATCCAGCATTCCTGCGCTCCCTTCAATCGGCTCCCATTTATCTTTATTTTCTTCAGCTAAGACATTCCAATATGTTTCTGTACTTTTCGACACGACATTCCTTTTGACCACATAAAGCCCCGACTTGATTAGTTTGTTAGGTTAATTTTACGATTATTTCTGTAGTTTTTTGTTTAGTGTATCCATATCCGGCATTGTGGAGTATTGTATAGCATCACCGCTAACCACATCCCAGCTTGCTTTAGACTCAACAAATAAGTGAGCCGTCACCATACTATCAGCATCTTGTTCAAGCAATCCAGCTGGGATCCAGTATTGCACTTCATTTTGCATTAAATGAGGAACAGTACTGCCGCAGCGTTTACAGAAATCAGAGCGGTAACCTGATTCAAGAATAAATGAACTTATAGCATCAGTCCCTTTTACCCACTGAAACTGCTCAATATTTAAAAAAGTTGCAGTGTCTGATGTTGAGCCAGATAACTTTCTGCAAAGTGAACAGTGACACTGATATAAATTAGGAAGACAGCCCAATACTTTAAATGCGATATATCTACATAAACATTGCCCAACCATACTCTTCTCCATGCAGTTAACCTAACGCCCAGTTAAGGGGCTGATAATGTTTGGCTAAACTTGTGAAGCGAAGCGGAACCGAGCCAAACTTTAGCAGTCCCGCTTGAACAGCTTGTTAGCCGTTTTCCATTAAAGCTAGTTTTGAACCAAAGCCGATAAATACAACGCCAGTTATTGAGTTTAACCACTTCTTAAACATAGCATTGTTAGTTGCATTTTTAACGCGTGACAGCATAAGAATCATGACTGAGAACCATACGAAATTAACCAATGAATGAGCTGTAACTAAGGCGTATGCGTTTATTGCATTGTCGCTTACAGATATGAATTGTGGAAAGGCTGCTAAATAAAACATCGATACTTTGGGATTAAGTATATTGGTTAAAAAGCCTTCCGAAAATGCAACACGTATTGAAACGGATTTATCATATTTTTGAGGAGAGTTTAATTGGTTCGAGCTATTATCTTTAACAGCACTAATAAGTGCTTTTATTCCAATCCAGATCAAATAGGCTGCGCCTAGCATTTTAAAAATAAAGAATGCTTGAGCTGACTGTACAAGAAGCATCGAAATACCAAAAATGGATAATGTGCCATGCACATAAAAAGCTGCAACAAACCCCCATATATTAGCAAAGCCTGCTTTTTGTCCTGATATTGGAACTGTTTTAGCAATAAGAAAACCATTAGGACCTGGAGATATGACCAATAAGGTAGCTACTGCTATAAAAGTTAATATGTTGTTTATATCCATTTGTTATCCTACTAAAAATGTTGATTTTGCGAAGACGGCTAACGCCTTATCAAGGGGCTGATAATAGTTTGCTAAAATTGTGTAGCGAAACCGAGCAAGCGTTACGTGTCCCTGTTTATTTACTTGTTAGGTGTCTTTTTCGTAGCTAGAGATTATTGTTGCACTACCTACAGACTCTACAAAATAGGTTTCTTTGACTACTAAATATTTTGAGTCTGAGAAAAAACCTTCCATTTTGCTTTTACTAACAAAGTTGATTGTAAATACTCTATTAATATCCGCATTACCTTCTGAAATTAAAACATCAGAAACTTTAAAATCATAACCAAAGCGTCCTTCATAATCAGAAAGGATTGGTTTCATTTCCGTACGATAAGCATCATATTTAAGATCATCCAATACATTTAAACCAACTAGTATTTCATACGACATTTAAACTCCAAAATTCAAATTGTGCAACTGACACCTAACGCTCACAATAATGGGCAAATAATGCTTGGCTAAAATTATCGACGCAGGAGCAAAGGCCAAGCTGTTATTTGTCCTGATTTGTTTGCTTGTTAGGTACTACTTTGCCCCCAAACCTTTAAACACAGTACGCAAAGCTATCACAAGACAAATAACATGAATAAAAACAGCCATATAAAACCCTGCTGGTTGTGTATTCAGATGATACACATGATCATTTTTGAAATGAATTGAACCATACTTATATGCATTAATTAATTGCCATGAAAAAAAAGGAATGCAAAGAAACATTAAAAACCTTGTAATGTAAGCTTTATTTATTTTATTGAGCTTCTGAGGCTCAGGTTCCTTCTCAGGATTTAATTCTCGCTTTCTTATTTCATTTAATAGTGAATCGTATCGTTCGGGATAAGACTCATTATCAATGTTATCTTTAACATCATACAACTCTACAAGTGTATATTTCGTATAATCTGGATTCATTCAACCATATCTGTTGTAATACCTAACGCCTAAATTGCTAATGCTTCACACTTTTGGTCTTAGGCTCTCAATAACCTTAGCATCCACCCAATATCTTTTTCCTACGTAATTACGACTTCCATCTTCTTTTACTTTCCACTCTCCCCGAGTAAAAAATAGATATTTTCCATCATGAGTCACATGAGGAGAGCTTTCCTGAAGTTCTGTGTTTATTAGTGAGCCCATACTCATTGCTGGTAACCAAGAACCACCTTTGCGCCTAAAACTGATATAGATATCCGATTGTCCATGCCCGTCTTCTCGCTCTACATCCCACATTAAATAGGATTCATCTGGCGCAATATAGGGGTGAGCAATGTATTTTCCTGTGTTTATCTCGGTATCCATTTTTACTGGATTTTCATGTTTGCCGCCTATCAGGCGTGAATAACCAAGATTGCCATGTCCGTTATCTTCTTTTTTAAAAAAAGGAAATAATAAGTTCCGTTAGATGAAACCGACATACCATGTGCCTGTTCCTTTAAGAACACTCCTGGGCTTTTGGGCTCCGACCAACCAGTGTCGGTTCGTTGTCTATACTCCTTTCCAACGTACATTATATTGCCATCAGCAGAGAATTGTGGCCATCTTATATCAGTCTCAGATTCCTGACCCCATCTATTGTTTTCATATCGAATAACAAAAAATGTGCGCTTTTTATATTTCCCATTTTTCCTAGTGAAATAGAACTCCTTCATATCTGGCGAAAACGTACCACCTTCAAAACTCCCTTCTGGGGATACTATTTTAGGATCAAAAAGTTTAGGAATTAAGGCCGGTGGCTTTTCGCCCAAATAGCGACTTTCTATGGTTGGAGGTTTATCTTTACTATAACTAATGCCACTTATGGTTATAGTAGAAAACAGTAATACAATTGCAATACAAATTCGATCCATAATCTACCTTTCCTTTAAATCAACGAGTTATTCAACTTCCATATTGAAGTCGCTTTCATTGATATTACGCTTAAATGTGATTGAGCAAGCAGTGACTTTAACCAAACAAGCTTTAAAATACCTGACGTCTATATGACTTTTAGATGATTTTGTACTGAAAGCGAGAATCAATTTATTAGGTGCATATAACGTCAAGCCAAGCGTTATGCGTCCATTTTAGTAACTTGTTATGAGTTTTATTTCCATTCGTCGACATGCGAGTGAATTTTTATTTCATCAACATCGGGAAGCTCACTTAATTTTAACCCGCAGTGAGCGCAAACACTTGCCCACATACCCGAATTAGCTAACTGTGCACCACCAAATAATATATTAAATAAGCCAAAATACTTTTTATCGCATCTAGGGCAAGTAGACAAAGATAAACGGTAGATTAAGAAAAAATAGAAATAAACTGCGATGGCGGGAATTATACCCAAAGGGGGTATCGCAAACGACAGTAATGCGAATATAAAAAACGCATAAATACAGGCTTTTTTATAAGAATGAAAATTGTCGGACCTGGTTTTTATTTTCCTTAATCCGTCGAAATACTTTTCCAACTAAATATCCTTGAGAAACATCATAACGCCTATTATTGCCTTGTTATATTTAAAATCCCGTACCGCTCCCATCGTGAGTACCACTATAACCAGGAGGATTTATATGTTTAGTGAAGAACAACTGGTTGAGAAGCTGATTGTCCCATCGTATTTCCCTAATCACATAACGCCCCAATAAGAAGCTAAAAATAGTTGGTTAAAATAAGCGACGAAGGAGCAAAAACCAACTGTTTTTTGTCCTGCTTTAATGACTTGTTAGCTGTACATTAACGCACAGCTGTGACTGTTACCTCAATTAACACATCTCCTTCCAGAGCTACACCCAAACATGCTCTTTGTGGCCAATGTTGAGAATTGTCCCCAAACCACTCACACCAGACAGAGTCCATTGACGGTTTAGAATTCATATCTGCTATATAAACTTGAGCTGATACTATTTTTGTTTTGTCGCTACCCAGTTCAACTAAGTTATCTTGAATTGTATCTAAAGTTAATTTAGTTTGTCCTTTGATACCTAAAGAAGTATCTGATGATGTAGCTACAGTCCATACTAAATCTTTATATGCGGAAGACTTATTTCTTCCATTATAAATACCAGATTTACGCTCTATCACTGAATTATCCTGTATTGCTAACGCCTTGCTACAAGGCAAAAAACAGTTGCTTAAAATAAGCGACGAAGGAGCAAAAAGCCAACTGTTAGTTGTCCTGCTTGAATGATTTGTTAAGTGCCATTACAACTTATTTAAGATTATCATTTCTTTTGCAACAAGTGCAGCTGAAGGCAGAAACATTGTTGAGATAATACGTTGATCTGCGATCACTGTGTGCTTATCTTTTAGGGTTTTCTTATTTTGAGCGATAGCACCATTCTTATTAAGCTGACTTTCAATAAGAAAAGGCAACAGCGTACCTTGCTTTGCCCATGACTTAGATGTTTCAGTAGAGTTAGGAAATCCAGCTATTTTTTTCCCTTTTACCAAAAACTCCCCGTTAGATAATGTCACGTTTGCAATACCTGCTGAGCCGTGACCACCAACCCCTACAACACCACCAGACTCATATACACTACTGATAATGGAATGGATTTTTATATTATCTGCAACGTCAAACATTACACCGTAACCACCACCAATGAATACGCCCCAATAGTCGTTAGGGATAATTTGAGAAGGTGTAAATGAACTGTTCGCTTTTTCTAAGAAACCTTCATGTTTGATGGTGTAGCTACTTATGCCTAGAGGGTCCATCATAAACTCGACTTTTCCACCTTCAGGCGATACAAAGTCAACTTCAAAGCCGTGACTAACAAAAATGTGATAAGGGGGCGCGAACTCCCATAAATTATTTCTTGCGTCATGCTTTTCAGGATCTCCCATATCTACCATATTCGATACTATGATTAGAACTTTCTTGGTAGGTTCTGCTACAGCATTTGTGGTAAGCAAAGCAGCCGTTATTAAAATAGTGATGAAAAATTTCATTGTCTTCCTTCGTAAATAATTAAAATCATTATTTAGACGATACAAATGAATAAAAGGTTTAAATGCGGAATCAGCTTAGGCACCTAACGCCTTACTACAAGGCAAATAATATTGGCATGTGTTTTTGCGTCTTTTGCAAAAACCATGGCGATGTTATTTGTCCTATTAAGTAACTTGTTAGGCATTTTTTACACTTAATTGTGACCAAGACTGAAAAGTACCAACGGCATATAACGTACCAATTATTAAACAAATCCCCGAACTGATAAGCCAAAACGTTAAACTATTTTCGGGAAATATTGGCATTATGGCCATAAATGCTACACCTCGAAGTAAATAAATAAGAGAAATAACAACCAAGCCTAATCGAAGAAACGGAAGCCGAAATATAACTTTTGAGCCAGAAAGGGCATAAAGTGACCACACAGACAGAATCAAAACAATAATTGATGTAACAACAGTTGGGTACCAATGTCCATCCTCGGCCATTCTTGCCATTTGTTCACCAGCACCAAAAAAACGATACCAGTCACCACCGAAAATGATACATCCCAAATGAGCTATAGCAGCAAGAGCACTACAAATCGAACCGATGATTAAATATTTATTATTGCATGAGTGCACGGTACTTCCCTGAATGCCTAACGCCCCAATAAGGGGATTATATTAGTTTGCTAAAATGTGAAACGAAGCGGAACTGAGCAAACTGTTAGCAGTCCCGTCTTCATTGGCTTGTTAGGCATTTTTACCACATGCCATCAAAACAGACATTTTTCCTTTTGAACTTTCCATTATGAATGGGCTGGTCACTTGGATATCTATAAATTGATTTGATTCAAATGCCTGTCTCACTCTTGCTTCAGATAACCCCATACTGGAAGAATCATCTTCTGCAAGCCAATCCCATTGAATAAATGTTCCCCCGACCTTTAAGACTGATTTTAGCAAAGTTAAAGTTTCCTCATAAGATGGAAGAAAACCACAGACTGAAGATGCCACAACGAGATCAAATTTATCATGAAACCTTGAATGCTTTTTAATGATACCTTCAGATAGATAATCGGAAATAGTTGCAACATTTTTCAATGATTTTTTATCTAGGCACTTAATCATTTCTGAAGAAGGGTCTATAGCTACAATATTTTTAACCTCAGGGCTGATAAGTTGCGTAAGTGCACCAGTCCCACAACCAAAATCGAGAACAGTTAAAGCATCAAGGTTTACTTTCTTTACTAGTTCAGCAAAAGCCTTATTAGCATATACTTCAACAGAAGGATCAATATCCCAACCTTCTGCATACTCATCCCATTCGTTACTCAAAATGCACTCCAAGTTTGATTACATGGCTAACGCCTTAATAAGAGGCTAATGATACTGGCATGTGGTTTAGCGTTTTTTGCTAAAGCCATGACAGTGTTATTTGTCCTATTGAGTAACTTGTTATGTGTTTATACACAACAAGCTCACTTTTACTTTAACCTTGTGATACCAATTAAAACAGAAATAACACCACCTACCATTCCTGCCCAAGCTTCAATGGGTGTATCGCCGTTTAATGCGCGACTAAGTTGAGAGCTAGCTGAATCATAAATGTTGTAACCCCACATAACTAAAACAACACCTACAATGATAAGTACGATCCCAATAATTTTATTAATCATTATTACTCCAAATATTTATAAGATTACAGTTTATTCAACCTGGTGATTACGAAAACACATAACGCCCTAATAACAGCCAACGGTTAATTGTCCTTTTGAATTACTTTTTAGGTTATTGTTTACGAAAAGTCGCATTACAATCAATACATTTTTTTGGTTTTATCGCAAATCCTCTTCGCGTAAAGGCTGGTGTAATGATGGAGTTGCAATTTGGGCACCTGTAATACCGGTAGCCCCAAATATTATAAAGAATAGCCGCAATGATAGGACCCGCCCATGGGTTAATAAACGAAACATCTAACCAATAAACAGGAAAGATAGTTAGCGCAATTAATGCCGCTGTGCGCATAGTTTTAAAGAACTTAGTTTCAATTATTTTGAATTCTTCAGATACGTCGACTTGTTCTAATTTCATACCTATTAACCTAACGCCTGAATAATAGGCAAAAACCATGACGATGTTATTTGTTCTATTGAGTAACTTGTTATGTTTTTAGTCACAACAACTACCGCCACTTGAGCGTCCGCCTAATAAATAGAAAGCTTTAC of Thalassotalea fonticola contains these proteins:
- a CDS encoding GNAT family N-acetyltransferase, whose translation is MNQTISIRPECSDDINDIENITIEAFKNHPHSNQTEHEIITTLRDNDALAVSLVAIINNTVVGHIAFSKVKINNEFIQWYGLAPVSVKPKYQNQGVGSKLIFSGLDAIRGLNAKGCVLLGEPDYYNKFGFKAFDNLVFKGVPPEYFLSLIFSGDIPNGNVEYHKAFA
- a CDS encoding cupin domain-containing protein, whose protein sequence is MSKSTETYWNVLAEENKDKWEPIEGSAGMLDQLTLAFDKKTGDYTRLTRFKAGADTKIFGGKSHDYPEEIFIISGRLYDVAFQQWLEAGHFASRPPGEVHGPFICEEDCLVMEVSFPSQCVSAT
- a CDS encoding RidA family protein — translated: MIERKSGIYNGRNKSSAYKDLVWTVATSSDTSLGIKGQTKLTLDTIQDNLVELGSDKTKIVSAQVYIADMNSKPSMDSVWCEWFGDNSQHWPQRACLGVALEGDVLIEVTVTAVR
- a CDS encoding class I SAM-dependent DNA methyltransferase, with translation MSNEWDEYAEGWDIDPSVEVYANKAFAELVKKVNLDALTVLDFGCGTGALTQLISPEVKNIVAIDPSSEMIKCLDKKSLKNVATISDYLSEGIIKKHSRFHDKFDLVVASSVCGFLPSYEETLTLLKSVLKVGGTFIQWDWLAEDDSSSMGLSEARVRQAFESNQFIDIQVTSPFIMESSKGKMSVLMACGKNA
- a CDS encoding YdeI/OmpD-associated family protein, with translation MPEPDPLRTMTFVTPKDLGQWLKVNYASESELWVKIYKKNTGIQSVTWNDVVIESLCWGWIDGVKKSIDDRAYLQRITPRKARSNWSKRNTEHAERLISESRMMESGLVHIRAAKADGRWEKAYVASEMEVPADFIVALESKPNAKNFFETLNKSSRFIIAYGLISAKKPETRLRRFSKFMNMLVNEEKPK
- a CDS encoding RidA family protein, whose amino-acid sequence is MSRVLIPSTSPYASKLGFSRAVKVGNFISIGGTAPIDENGVTIGVGDPAAQTRQCIKTIIAALEEAGATLNDVVRTRMLLTNIDNWKEVAAVRGEYFKDIRPVDTVMQVSQFINPEWLIEIEVDAVVEV
- a CDS encoding VOC family protein; this encodes MISHTTLGTNNLDKAGAFYFEILNALGGTQIYKSDTVIFWEFEEGSSKLALTVPFDGELATNGNGTMVAFTLNSTKKVDEVFLMALKLGATSEGGPGERNGGAYYGAYFRDLDGNKIAIFHR
- a CDS encoding type 1 glutamine amidotransferase domain-containing protein, whose protein sequence is MKFFITILITAALLTTNAVAEPTKKVLIIVSNMVDMGDPEKHDARNNLWEFAPPYHIFVSHGFEVDFVSPEGGKVEFMMDPLGISSYTIKHEGFLEKANSSFTPSQIIPNDYWGVFIGGGYGVMFDVADNIKIHSIISSVYESGGVVGVGGHGSAGIANVTLSNGEFLVKGKKIAGFPNSTETSKSWAKQGTLLPFLIESQLNKNGAIAQNKKTLKDKHTVIADQRIISTMFLPSAALVAKEMIILNKL
- a CDS encoding TolB-like translocation protein, encoding MDTEINTGKYIAHPYIAPDESYLMWDVEREDGHGQSDIYISFRRKGGSWLPAMSMGSLINTELQESSPHVTHDGKYLFFTRGEWKVKEDGSRNYVGKRYWVDAKVIESLRPKV
- a CDS encoding GNAT family N-acetyltransferase encodes the protein MVTVREATLSDVNIVHDLIIAIAKHHNQEQYVVTTKEELINSGFGDSPLFGVLVAEVDGKVAGYCSFTWNYSIWLGSSYMNIDDVFVWEKFRGKQIGESLMLKAKEVCVAKGASRIKWEVEQDNHGAIKFYERLGANLDVKGLFRWNVGS
- a CDS encoding gamma-glutamylcyclotransferase family protein; amino-acid sequence: MNVRLFVYGTLAPGRTNEHVLAEVPGTWESAIVKGKLLQEGWGAALGYPGIVLDELGEEVHGFIFCSEELSRHWTRLDEFEGEGYERVVTSAILEDGSVVATYIYILKG
- a CDS encoding LysE family translocator → MDINNILTFIAVATLLVISPGPNGFLIAKTVPISGQKAGFANIWGFVAAFYVHGTLSIFGISMLLVQSAQAFFIFKMLGAAYLIWIGIKALISAVKDNSSNQLNSPQKYDKSVSIRVAFSEGFLTNILNPKVSMFYLAAFPQFISVSDNAINAYALVTAHSLVNFVWFSVMILMLSRVKNATNNAMFKKWLNSITGVVFIGFGSKLALMENG
- a CDS encoding GFA family protein yields the protein MEKSMVGQCLCRYIAFKVLGCLPNLYQCHCSLCRKLSGSTSDTATFLNIEQFQWVKGTDAISSFILESGYRSDFCKRCGSTVPHLMQNEVQYWIPAGLLEQDADSMVTAHLFVESKASWDVVSGDAIQYSTMPDMDTLNKKLQK
- a CDS encoding DUF1330 domain-containing protein; this translates as MSYEILVGLNVLDDLKYDAYRTEMKPILSDYEGRFGYDFKVSDVLISEGNADINRVFTINFVSKSKMEGFFSDSKYLVVKETYFVESVGSATIISSYEKDT
- a CDS encoding DUF3185 family protein, with translation MINKIIGIVLIIVGVVLVMWGYNIYDSASSQLSRALNGDTPIEAWAGMVGGVISVLIGITRLK